A window of Xyrauchen texanus isolate HMW12.3.18 chromosome 10, RBS_HiC_50CHRs, whole genome shotgun sequence contains these coding sequences:
- the LOC127650201 gene encoding vesicle-associated membrane protein-associated protein B/C-like: MSQFLFQPVTTSSHKRTSALSIRIGSTPEMASPNQVLLLEPRYELRFRGPFTEVVTSTLKLTNPTDRNVCFKVMTTAPRRYCVRPNNGVIDAGASINVSIMLQPFDYDPNCKGKHKFMIRSLLAPPHMTDIEEAWKDAKPVDLMDSKLICVIEMPTEVESNKMSSSLDDREVKKITEECKRLQMEVQRLREENKQIRQEDDSLQMRSTVKENVNK; encoded by the coding sequence TTTCTATTTCAACCCGTCACCACCAGCAGCCACAAGCGGACTTCAGCGCTCAGCATTCGCATTGGAAGCACCCCGGAGATGGCTAGCCCAAATCAGGTCCTGCTTTTAGAGCCTCGGTACGAACTGAGATTCCGAGGTCCATTTACAGAAGTGGTGACCAGCACACTAAAGCTTACTAATCCTACAGACCGAAATGTGTGCTTTAAAGTAATGACCACTGCACCGCGCAGATACTGTGTGCGGCCAAACAATGGAGTGATTGATGCCGGAGCTTCGATCAACGTCTCCATAATGCTGCAACCGTTTGATTATGACCCGAATTGTAAAGGCAAACACAAGTTCATGATAAGGTCTCTGCTGGCACCGCCTCATATGACCGACATCGAGGAAGCATGGAAAGATGCCAAGCCTGTGGATCTGATGGACTCCAAGCTGATCTGTGTCATTGAGATGCCCACTGAAGTCGAAAGCAATAAGATGTCCTCCAGTCTTGATGATAGAGAGGTGAAGAAGATCACAGAGGAGTGTAAAAGGCTGCAGATGGAGGTGCAACGACTTCGAGAGGAGAACAAGCAGATCAGGCAGGAAGATGATAGTCTGCAGATGAGGAGCACCGTAAAGGAAaacgtaaataaataa